The genomic DNA GGTCTGCCCCTTCGGTGTTTTTCCAGATTCGCACCTCTTCGTAGAGCGAGGCCGTTTCTGCCTGCCGCTGGTCCGGGCGGCGGGTCAATAGAATGGTGGGGCGCTCATCCGCTGTGATAATACCGGCCTGAAAAAATACGTATCCGGCGGTATCATAGCCAGTGAGGTAGTAGTGGCTTTCTTGTGCGAACACGATCAGCGCATCATATCCACGCTGCCGCAGCGCGGCGCGAGTGGTGGCTAGCCGGCTGTGATGTTCATCTGCCGGAAACCGCAGAGATACCTGGCGACCGCTGCCTGTTTGAGCCGAGTATTCCTTGAAATCGGTAGTCATATAATTACTCCGTAGTTTAGCGCCGCATGTGCGCGGCGAGGGCCAATAATTCTGCCATTACCGTTGCTGCCAATAGGGCGGTGATTTTTCCCGGGCCGTCATAAAGGGGGTTTGTCTCGACCACGTCGCATCCGACAAGATTGATCCCTTTCAGCTGTCGCAGGAGGCGCAGGATTTCAAAGGAACTGGGTCCGCCGACTTCGGGAGTTTGCACCCCGGGCGCAAAGGCTGGATCGACGACATCCATATCAAAAGACAAAAATACCGGAGCATCGCCCACGCGCGCCGCAATTCGATCCGCCAGAGCGTCGACAGAACTGAGGAGCAGTTCATCCGCATCGACGACTTCAAAGCCAAGAGCACGCGACTGGCTGATATCAGTGGTAGAAAACAATGATCCGCGCAACCCGATCTGAATTGACTTGGACGGATCGACCAGATTTTCCTCTGCTGCGCGGCGGAACGGGGTACCCGCGCTGTCACGTCTTTCGCCAAAATAGGTGTCCCAAGTGTCAGAGTGGGCGTCGAAATGGATCAGTGCGACGGTGCCGCGCGCGCGCGCGACGGCACGCAAATGGGGCAGGCTGACAGAATGGTCGCCGCCGAACGCGCAAGAGAGAACTTCGGCATCAGCGATGTTGCTGGCAAACCGCTCGATCGCGGTAAACGTTTCTTCCAGATAGCCGGGCACGACCGGGGTATCCCCCAGATCGGCGACTCGCAAATGGTCAAAGACATTCAGCATGTCGCGATAAGGGTTGATTGGTCGCAGCATGACGGACATCTCGCGAATGGCATTCGGTCCGAACCGCGCGCCAGTTCGGTAGGGCGCCCCGGAATCGGACGGGATACCGAAGATGGCTGCATCCAGTCCGTCAGTGCCGGTCGCCTGGGGGAGGCGCATGAATGTCGGAATTCCGCAGAACCGCGGCAGTTCCATGGAATCTGTCGGGTTTGCTGTCATGCTGTGCTCTCTT from Roseovarius pelagicus includes the following:
- the speB gene encoding agmatinase, with the protein product MTANPTDSMELPRFCGIPTFMRLPQATGTDGLDAAIFGIPSDSGAPYRTGARFGPNAIREMSVMLRPINPYRDMLNVFDHLRVADLGDTPVVPGYLEETFTAIERFASNIADAEVLSCAFGGDHSVSLPHLRAVARARGTVALIHFDAHSDTWDTYFGERRDSAGTPFRRAAEENLVDPSKSIQIGLRGSLFSTTDISQSRALGFEVVDADELLLSSVDALADRIAARVGDAPVFLSFDMDVVDPAFAPGVQTPEVGGPSSFEILRLLRQLKGINLVGCDVVETNPLYDGPGKITALLAATVMAELLALAAHMRR